TTTTCGGCTGTTgccattgaaataaaaagtaagaacCAGTTTACCCATAACTTCTTCCTGCaatgaaatgtaatttaataatatgatTTTGGTGAATTTTAAACTTACCGTGAAAAGTTTACACGTTACGTaacaatcaaaataattatagtatTTCCGTAAACACTTACATGTCTAAAACGTCCGGCCGTTAAATAGAAAgttattcttttaaatataatcacTAAGAAATACGTCGATACTGATTTACCAAAGCACTGATTACTAATGTTCATTTTTCTTCATAAGAAATGTCTATTTTTATCAGTGCAGTTAATGTATGATGTTATCGagtaacatttaaatttcgagGCGTCTATAGAAGATGAATATCAATATCTGTAAACAACTCATTCTTAATCGATTTGTATTTTCAAGATCTTATGATAAATCCTATTCCTATaatcagaaataaaaaaaaaaaaattccaagacTCTATTTCGGAGACCTAATCAGCTGATCAGCATAACAATTTCCATAATTAACATGAAAAtatacagaaaaataaaaaaatataaagacacGCATGCGCGCCAAACATAAACTAAATTTTGGAGGGACTGCAAGTGCGAGGTGGCCTAGCTAATCTATTAAGTTAAGAATTTGGATAATAAGCATAAGGCCGCAAGATAGAAGTGGCCGCGCATGGTAATAACTGACGATTCAAATTGTCAGTCATTACGAAACACTAAAAACATTAATGATGTTTTGTCTAAGCACTTATTACTAATGTGGTTTTTCCCGAAGATAGTGtctattttttatcagtgCAGCTAATGTCTGATAAATCgtaaacattattttatttcaacagcGTTTGGGTTCGAAAATGTATGACTTATTCATCATCGCATAACAGATATTAGAGAGATGTATATATtatctgtaaaaattattcttcaaactgTGTTGCTATTTCAAGTTTAGAGTCGACTTTGTCTAGGCTGAGCTCGATTAAGATTTAAAGAAAacttaaagaaaaagaatatTACCGAGAATTCATGTTCGACAATTAATGTCAGTAATCTTTAAGAAAACTATTGTCATTAACGCAATTACGTATTTTGAGAGTGGAAATACACTAAGAATCACAATTTTCTAATGACGATTAACGAAATGCATGAAAAATAAGTTGAGCCATTGCTAATCCCAATGTATCAAGTGCTAGAAAGACtgacataaataaatagtagaagcaaaggatatattttatatttaaagttcattttatttccatttaaaaaaaaaaataagactaTATTTTAGCTCTTACATCTGTTGAAGTTTTCTGAACAAATGATCATGAATAACAGTGAAAATGAATTGGAAATCTAGTAATGTAGTCCGGAAAGTTTAGAATTTCCAAAACGAGTGAAGAGAAGTTGTTGATGATTCCAATCAAAACACAATACATTTTTTCACTGGATTCATATTAGATCCCAATGGACAATTGAAATCTTTTGAAAACTCTGGGCTATTGAAAAGCGGTATAATAGTACGATGAGCATCCGAAGGATGCTTATCAGTTGAACCCCAGTTTTGTAATGTCGATTTCGGTGAGCACCATGGATTAGCCAATGATAGCCAAAACAATTGATTTGAGTTGTACGGCAAGCTAGAAAAAGTTGGTTGTGGTCCATGTGTTTTGACCCAATCTTGATAAGCCGAATAAGCAACTTGGGAACCAATATTGTCAGCAATATTTTCAACGAGATAGAATTCACCATTCATCTATAATTAAGTGACAAAAGTATCAGAAATGTCCATTGTAAACTACTGACTTTTTAAAACAGCGATTGAGCTTACTTCTTTTCCAGTTACTTTTCGAGAATAATTGCTGTACTGCTGGGCAATGCATTCTCGTACATCACGATACACTTGCTTTGACGATTCAGTCCATTTGCTATCGTTTACTTCTGAATTAATATCATTGTTGTATGAGTAGTCGATAGAATGCCCTATTTCATGAGCAAGCGTTCTTCCGAGAACGGCAATATTAATGTAACTCGGACGATGGAcactaaaaaataagtttctcAGCAGTTCGACAcctaaaactttaaattttttgaaataagtaTTAGCTAACAAACATGGGATGggcagaaaaatatttttcgtgaTACAAGCATCGAAATTTGAAgattcagtgtctctacagcccgtcgaaacaagctaatttcaagccgatgctgcaaacaactgctagcgaattcgtaattcaaaaataccatcatacagcgggcagaaacatgcgTGTTTTTTTCCCTTGGGATGAAACACAATTGTTTTTGCCCggtgtcagttatatttaatgttcatttgcagccttattactctcatttgtttaatTGTCACTTCAGTTTACTTATGTcatttttgtcttatttactatttaataagtgactgtaaattacatatttctcattctctaacagttctcctcatcatcggcttgaaattgacTTGTTTCTTATTGGCTGTTGACACTGAATCTTGAAGTTCCGATGCAggttatcatgaaaaatatagtgtgtgactcaggataaaacacgatgtcagactgcgggtgatgtcagcccttGCCTGCGGCTCGGGCAGCCAACCTCACCCTgatctgaaatcgtcttgtttcattccttgtcacacaatatactattgaaTACCGATTGTGTTCGTATAATCGACAAAAAAAGCATCAGCTCGAACTGACGTGTGCTCGTAAAATGTGTCGACAAACCCAAGCGAGTCTTTTGGTTTTCGAAGTAGCGATAAACGTTTTTTATCTGTAAATATTTGTCgatataacaaatttttcagatagctATCTTGAGTAATATTAAGTCCTTGGAAGTATTCACCCAATTGGGCGAGTGGAAGATCCCCGCCATTTTGTGCCTCAAAACATAATGGCGTCCACAAAAAACTCGTAGAATAGAGTTCATTGAGTGATGGATGAGGGTATGTGTTTATAATGGCGTACTTGAAATCTTGGTGAATATATTCCTAGTGGAGGTAGCCCTTATGGGTTGGGGAAGAACTTGCGCGCCCCACCACTATACCTAGCAAGCGGTTCACCAGAGctgaagtctggtaccatgggggatCCATTCCAAGCCCCGCTTTGACCAGAAATGGGAGAAGTGTTTGGGTCCAAATGAGGTCGGACTCGTGGTGGTTGTTGGTGAGACACCCACATGCAATGCATGCCTAATGGGTAAGTTAATGTGAGCTTATGCTCACatttcgcttttataatatatggtagaGTCAAAAATAGGGACCACAcgcaacgcgagtatgcccaaaagggtgaGGTATCGGTTTCCGGTCGGCGGAGgcggacttaggtcccgttacattaattaattattcacccAATTGGTTGTCATCCATTATTTCATCAGGGTagccaataataaattttaaagaatttatggTTTCGAATAGTGTATCTCTTGTTTTCATATCCAACCACTTTGTGCTGTTAAAAGTATCGaagaatttatgttttatgTTCGAAATAAACGGGTGAGCGTGACTTCTAGTAAGTTTGTCGACTGGATAGTTACGCCCATAATAAGCGACCATGAGTTCTCGAAAATTGTTTTTGAGTTCTGCGAAACAATTCACTGGCTCGTCAACATATAAGGGGTTCTTAATTTTAGTATAACTCTGCAACAATCGAGATAGAAACGCAGACTCGACCAATGGAATCAAACCTTGAATCGTCTTCCACATTGCATAATTTGCTCGCACTCTTGCAGTAGTATTTTTTACTAGATTCTCTAATTTCGTTATGATATCagtattttctataaaaactaCTGTTTCATTTGTAATATTACTAGGCAAATCAGACTGTATACGTAACAATTTAATCCAACCAATGCTTGGCCAATTTTCTATCACTTCCTTTACTGACAATTCCATCgaattatctttattatttaatgatgaTGCAATATTTTGCTCGCTTATATGAGTAAGTTTCATTTCAAATACCACCGATGGTGCAAGTTCTTTCTCAGCTTGTGTTTTATTGGCccctaaaaaatttgcaaCTTTGACTATAAATTTTAGGTAAGGGCCTGACGTTCTACGgatcttctgatttttattcaCTTCCTGTGAGAATTCAAGGCTCAAAGGCTGAAACTGTTGAATAAGAtggaaaaatgaaaacatGAAATATCGGGAAATCTTACGTTTCTCATGGATTCAGTGGTGATTGAGACTTACGAATATCGTTGTACGATTTTCGATTGATAGAGTTCGTAATCCATGAAAATGATCATAAATAAAACCAGTCTTCGTTGCTTCATCGATAAAATTAGTCCAGTTGTCATTTGTTTCGTTCCACTTATGGCCTTCTACAACTGGCCAACcaccaaattttgaaataatttctttcaaaaattccAGATTGTGGTTCTTAATTCCGGgatctgaataaaaaaaatattttaaataatagttaTAGTTGAGTACCGATTATATTAAtcgattataaataattacggtAAGCATGATTATTTTGTGATCTTTCACAAGAGATTAAGAAATCTCTTAAGAAATTGAACGGTCTGAATGAATCCGAGGActcatattatttaacatagtcagttctaaaataattaaacaacaaCTGATTAATATTTGCTGCAACAAATTAACTGAAAATCTTTATCAAGTCTCACCGAATTCCAAATTATCCTTCACACATTCACGGGTCGtacaatttaattcattgCCAGTGCGTCTTTCAATCGTATCGTTCGATTTTTCGGCTGTtgctattgaaataaaaagtaagaGCCAGTTCACCCATAACTTCTTCCTACAATGAAACATAATCTAATAATATGATTTTAGTAAATCTTATTGGATCCATAATAATTcgttaattcaataaatcaattatttcaacggtcataaaattcaaataacccTGCATAACAAATCTATTATttgcattcaaaaatttgattgttatGCTGAATTTATCCTCAAAACTTTATATGTCAAAATCCGTCACacaatgattaaaaaaatggtttAACATTTGCACAAACACTTACATGTCTGAATCGTCTTCTTtagtcaataaaaaatgagttatTCTCTCAGgtatgattacaaaaaaattcggtCGATGTTGATTTATCGAAGCATTAATtactaatgttttttttttttttttatttaattgctgtGTATATTACTACAGATAGTGTATGACAAAGTCAaggaataaatattattgacgATAATCAATTTCCaatgaaacaataaataagaaaGAGTTGCATGCGCACCAACTGTTAACTATATTCTGGAGGCACTGCAAGCCCGTGATGCGGCTGTGTAATCCTAGTTAGTTAACAATATGGATGATGAGCACAAGACCGCAAGATAGTAGTGACCGCACAGGGTATCAATTGACGGTTCAAATAATAAGTCATTACCAAAACACAttagatgacaaaaaaaatgcattaatGATAGTTTGTCCAATCACTAATGTCTTTTTTTCCGGAACATATCGCTCATTTTTATCAGCACAGGTATTGTAAGATAAAATTAGATATCTAATAACTTTTATCAgagtttgaattaaaaaaatgtatgtctaatttatttattaatgactaTAAACGTTAATGAGAGGTTCATATTGTCTGTaatctatttttcattaacCTAAATCATGATTCCGTATGAAGTATAAAGTAGGAATTGGGAAAAACctgaaaaatatgataaaaaaatcatatgcgAGGACTGCTATCAATAACCTCTGATAATGAACCATTGTCGGTAATCTGTAATTACTAACTTTTATAGCAGTATAGTTATAATCAGGGGTTTCTTTATGCAATTAAGAAATATCAAAcggtattttttgtatttgagaTTTATTTCATTCTGATGTTAAAAGAAACGATACTTTTGCTTTTGCATatgttgtattttattttttttattaacgatTTTGAATAAAAGCTTGTCAGCAGTTGAAGCAAATTAAGTATCTAGTAAAATAGTCCGGAAAGTTAACGATTTCCAAAACGAGTGAAGGAAAGTAGttgataatttcaattaaaacacaatacatttttttactgGATTCATGTTAGATCCCAAGGGACAATTGAaatcttttgaaaattctggACTGTTAAAAAGCGGCATAATAACACGATGATGATGCGGAGGATGCACATTGGTTGAACGCCAGTTTTGTAATTTCGATTTCGGTGTGCACCATAGATTAGCGAATGATAGCCAAAACAATTGATTTGAGTTGTACGGCAAGCTAGAAAAAGTTGGTTGCGGTCCATGTGTTTTGACCCAATCTTGATAGGCCGAATAAGCAATTTGGACACCAATATTGTCAGCAATATTTTCATCAAGATAGAATTCACCATTCATCTGTAATTACGTGACAAAAGTATCAGAAGTGTCCATTGTAAATTATTGACTtctttaaacaataatatactgtaaaaaattcgcggagtgaatgcggattaaatccggagtgaatgcggagtgaatgaatgttgaattattcactcccctcggagtgaaattcactccgcaggggagttttcgcggagtagataattttttattaatttaattcctccggagtgaaattcactaattgttaatattatcaataaaaaataactccactcaataaaatcgaagtaaaaactcgcgtattacataattgatcagctgatacgcacacacatatttggacacacacgcgcactcgcacacacacgcacgcacacatttgcacacacacacatttgtacacacacgcgcacatttgcacacacgcacacacacacatttgcacacatgcatatatacacacatttgcacacacacacacacacacacacacacacacacacacacacacacacacacacacacacacacacacacacacacacacacacacacacatttgtacacatgcacacatttgcacacatgcttacatttgcacacatccgaacacacacaagcacacatttacacacacgcacacaaacacctgcacacacccaaacacatactcgcacacacacacacacacacattgtttagcagtttaatataaattaatataaatttatttaagtattaaaactccggaccggagtgaattgggagtgaaataaaatccgcgtcactccgcaatcactccgctacaataaaactcccaattcactccggatgcggagtgattttttttaaaactccggaactccgagtggcggagtgaattcggattttatttcactcccaattcactccggattttttacagtgtagagcCTACTTCTTTTCTACTTACTTTTCGAGAATAATTGCTGTACTGCTGCGCAATACACTTTCGTGTATCACGATACACTTGCTTTGACGATTCACTCCATTCGCTATCGTTTACTTTGGAATTGGAATCACCTTCGTAAGAGTAGTCAATAGAATGCCCTATTTCGTGAGCAAGTTTGTCTCCGAGTACggcaatatttaaataattcgggCGATGAATACTGAAGTACAAATTCCTCAGCAATTCGATAcctaaaactttaaatttttttaaaatgagtaaAAGTTACCAAATGTGGGGTATACAGAAAAAGAATTTGAataccgattttttttgtatgagtATTGAAAAAAGAATCAGCATCAAATAAAACAAGATTGTAAAAATAGTCCAGAAACCCAATTGAGTTTTGTGGcttatgataaaaatcaaaGTCTTTCTTTCcggtaaatatttttcgatttataacatttttcagGAAATTATCTTTAGTTATATTGAGTCCTTGAAAGTATTCTTCCAATTTTCTATCATCCATAATCTCGTCAGGGTAgccaacaataaattttaaaaaatttatggtttcAAATAGTGTATTTCTTGTCTTTACATCTAACCACTTTGTGCTATTCAGAGTATTGTAGAATTGTTGTTCTATGTATGAAATAAGCTGATGAATTTGAACTTTAGCAAGTCCCTCAACTGGGTATTTTCGCCCATAATAAGCAAGTAGAAGTTCCGGAAAACGTTCTGTAAGTTCATTCCAACAATTCACTGGCTCATCAACATATGAtgggttcttaattttattataaatatgtaacgATTGAGACAGAGACGGTGACTCGACCATTGGAATCAACTTTTGAATCGTCTTCCACATCGCATAATTTGCTCGCACTTTTGCGGGAGTTACATTAACTAGATAGTCCAAATACGTTACTTGATCAGTATTgtctatataaattattgtttcatTTGTTACATTACTGGGCAAATCAGATTGTGTGTTTAACAATTTAATCCAATCAATGTTTGGCcaattttctatcaatttcTTTACTGAATCTCCAGGCAAATCATCATTACTCGATTGTGATGTACTATTTTTCTCGCTAATATAAGTAAGTCTCATTTCAAATACTCGTAATGATGCGAGTTCTATTTCAGCTTGTGTCTTATTCGCCCCCAAAATATCTGATACATTGACCATAAAATCGCGGTAAGCGATCCTACTACTGTGTGTGggattttttccattttcccGTGAAAATTCAAGGTCCATAGGCTTAAACTGTTGAACAGAACAAACATGAAAACAAGGGCTAACGTTCAAATTTAATCCAGTGGTGATTGATACTTACAGATATTATTGTGTAGTTATTAACTGATCGACTACGCAAtccataaaaatgataataaatgaaatcagTGCTCTTTGCTTCATCGATAAAATTAGTCCAGTTGTCATCAGTTTCGTTCCATTTATCGCCTTTTACAACTGGCCAACcaccaaattttgaaataatttcattcaaataatccAGATTGTCTTTTTTAATTCCGGAGTCTAAAAAAATGGaatattttaactaataattattagctcTGTGCAACTAAAAAAGATAACCAGGATTATTTACTGGCTAGCTCATCAGCTTTGCTGATTTCACCAGTTAGCTTAGTGAGGTCGCTTATTAGCCAAAGGTTTAATAGGTTAATTCAGACTAACTTAGTTAATTAGCTAACGGTTAAAACCGCCAGATggttaattacatttttattaatttgccATTCAACGTTAGGAGACAACTGTAGATCGTTCAGTTAAAAGTATGGCTTCGCTTACAGTTTggagttgaaaaattactaagTCCTTCCGTGATATTTCTGTTTtggtagaaaaatataaatagattcGCATTTTCTagcaaatctttttttcaagtaaagaCAATATTTCCTGCCATTTTCATACTTAGTTTGATAAGTCCTACGGATCTTCGAATATTGAtaggaaaattaataaaaaatgaaattaatatgtCTAGCGTTTGTTTAACCCTCAGCTAATTAGCTAAGCTAATTTGAGTTAACCGGTTAAATTAGAAAACTAATGTGCCAGCCTGCTAATCGACCTGGTTAAATTCTTGAACCGGTTGAGCTCCGGTTAAGCTGTTCATcgctaataattataattgactatcgattacataaataaataaccgaTAATTACAAGTTGCAACATTATTGATGTTCACTCTGTCGCAAGAGATCAAGAAATCATTTAGGAAATTGAACGGTTGAAATGACTCCGACGAACCGCTTTTTACTATCAGATTATACATTTTCTGGAAAATATCTGAGAATGCATCCAGAAATGTATTGTGTTCTGTACCCTGAACAATATCATCAGGAACGTTGTCGAAATTACCACAAGcgaattcataaaaattatcacaaggATCTACACTCAGgttcatattatttaacatagtCAGTTCTAAAATAATCAAACAACGACTGATTAATATGTGCTGAAACAAATTAACTGAAATTCTTTATCAAGTCTCACCGAATTCCAAATTATCCTTCACGCATTCACGAGTCATACAATTTAAGTCATTGCCAGTTAGATTTTCTATTGCATCGTTCGATTTTTCGGCTGT
The DNA window shown above is from Microplitis mediator isolate UGA2020A chromosome 1, iyMicMedi2.1, whole genome shotgun sequence and carries:
- the LOC130678132 gene encoding neprilysin-2-like yields the protein MDDRKLEEYFQGLNITKDNFLKNVINRKIFTGKKDFDFYHKPQNSIGFLDYFYNLVLFDADSFFNTHTKKIVLGIELLRNLYFSIHRPNYLNIAVLGDKLAHEIGHSIDYSYEGDSNSKVNDSEWSESSKQVYRDTRKCIAQQYSNYSRKMNGEFYLDENIADNIGVQIAYSAYQDWVKTHGPQPTFSSLPYNSNQLFWLSFANLWCTPKSKLQNWRSTNVHPPHHHRVIMPLFNSPEFSKDFNCPLGSNMNPVKKCIVF